From a single Nothobranchius furzeri strain GRZ-AD chromosome 7, NfurGRZ-RIMD1, whole genome shotgun sequence genomic region:
- the LOC107374342 gene encoding uncharacterized protein, which produces MDGRRILVVLLGVVSCSPNSPELEVIIRSGDNVTLYCDCKVDRGVYIVWYRNCSDRNHSSLVLHVNSYTWENRIPNFKFQKNFSSDSYDLVILNATISDEGLYYCGTETSNVEKTKDKNIIYKNIYTYGNITQRVRVYSSEPDSVFNETQQDCSLCWKLLYFLCPAVSVVSIFLALVLAHLVCPKIAREAQDAERSQYSVRQTHEAQDEDVCYAALEIRSASQKLKRKRTTQSSDFSVYSDINTPHV; this is translated from the exons ATGGACGGACGTAGGATTCTGGTTGTTCTGTTGG GAGTAGTTTCCTGCAGTCCTAACTCACCAGAGTTAGAGGTGATCATCAGATCTGGAGATAATGTAACTCTTTACTGTGACTGCAAAGTGGATCGTGGAGTTTACATCGTTTGGTACAGGAACTGTTCCGATAGGAATCACTCTTCACTCGTTCTACATGTGAACTCCTACACCTGGGAAAACAGAATTCCTAATTTCAAATTTCAAAAAAACTTTTCTTCTGATTCCTATGACCTGGTGATCTTGAACGCTACTATTTCTGATGAGGGTCTCTATTACTGTGGAACTGAAACATCAAATGTGgagaaaacaaaagacaaaaacattatttacaaAAACATTTACACATACGGCAACATCACCCAAAGAGTGAGAGTCT ACTCCAGCGAGCCCGATTCAGTCTTTAATGAGACTCAACAGGACTGTAGTTTGTGCTGGAAGCTGCTCTACTTTCTGTGTCCGGCTGTTTCTGTTGTCTCCATTTTCCTTGCTTTGGTTTTGGCTCACCTGGTTTGCCCTAAAATag CACGAGAAGCTCAAGATGCTGAAAGGAGTCAGTACTCAGTGAGGCAGACACATGAAGCACAG GATGAAGATGTGTGTTATGCTGCTCTGGAAATCCGTTCAGCTTCACAGAAACTGAAGAGAAAGAGGACGACACAGAGTTCTGACTTCAGCGTGTATTCTGACATCAATACACCTCACGTTTAG